From the Corythoichthys intestinalis isolate RoL2023-P3 chromosome 13, ASM3026506v1, whole genome shotgun sequence genome, one window contains:
- the tmem110l gene encoding transmembrane protein 110, like isoform X2, which translates to MKMYGYGGPFLSLKRLSDAVDLAVSNMSDVHKADPHGCDDGALTDRFGVLIQGLLAIVAFSTLMLKRFREPAGIRRPWRIWFYDTSKQAIGALFIHFANVLLSTLTKEDPCSLSVALFLYTSGEIINQFVLICVISQLPDELPPGRHGGHAGYLAGRQSDLQSGGAQAVDIAHVWGVRRSPASGGMARSVWHVPAHHGSGERRHQSGAARAGMVQSTLVPIRRRQKPAVVVHGIRCPSQLQEVLLSYIANPQLELVLVMLIVPFIVNSIMFWVVDSLTMRKLKSTKSLDDSCEVSPEKADTSPWAGDDESRVLLTVETDTEEDEEPPEDAALPPARYSGAPVRPGWVAV; encoded by the exons ATGAAGATGTACGGCTACGGCGGGCCCTTTTTGTCGCTAAAAAGATTGTCTGATGCCGTCGACTTGGCGGTGAGCAACATGAGCGACGTCCACAAGGCCGACCCGCACGGATGCGACGACGGCGCCCTGACGGACCGCTTTGGCGTCCTCATCCAAGGGCTGCTGGCCATCGTCGCCTTCAGCACGCTCATGT TGAAACGGTTCCGCGAGCCCGCAGGGATCCGCCGACCCTGGAGGATCTG GTTTTACGACACATCCAAGCAGGCTATCGGTGCTCTGTTTATCCACTTTGCCAACGTCCTTCTGTCCACGCTCACCAAAGAGGACCCTTGCTCGCTGTCGGTCGCACTCTTTTTATACACGTCCGgtgaaatcatcaatcaattcgTTCTCATCTGCGTCATTTCCCAGTTACCTGATGAACTTCCTCCTGGACGCCACGGTGGGCATGCTGGTTATCTGGCTGGCCGTCAAAGCGACCTCCAAAGTGGTGGAGCGCAAGCAGTGGACATTGCTCACGTTTGGGGAGTACG GCGATCCCCCGCTAGCGGCGGCATGGCTCGGTCAGTGTGGCATGTACCTGCTCATCATGGTTCTGGAGAAAGGCGCCATCAGTCTGGTGCTGCTCGTGCCGGGATGGTCCAAAGTACGCTGGTTCCGATTAGGCGGAGACAAAAGCCGGCCGTCGTCGTTCACGGAATACGTTGTCCTTCGCAGCTACAAGAAGTTCTGCTCAGCTACATCGCTAACCCGCAACTGGAGCTGGTTTTGGTCATGCTCATCGTTCCTTTCATCGTCAAC TCCATCATGTTCTGGGTGGTGGACAGTCTGACCATGAGGAAGCTGAAGAGCACCAAGAGCCTGGACGACTCGTGCGAGGTCTCGCCCGAGAAGGCCGACACGTCGCCTTGGGCCGGCGATGACGAGTCGCGG GTTCTGCTCACGGTGGAGACGGACACGGAAGAGGACGAGGAGCCGCCGGAAGACGCCGCTTTGCCACCCGCGCGGTACTCGGGGGCTCCGGTCAGGCCGGGCTGGGTGGCGGTGTGA
- the tmem110l gene encoding transmembrane protein 110, like isoform X1: MKMYGYGGPFLSLKRLSDAVDLAVSNMSDVHKADPHGCDDGALTDRFGVLIQGLLAIVAFSTLMLKRFREPAGIRRPWRIWSETLIFFTLEHKNANMTHFVCKFPYGIFCRFYDTSKQAIGALFIHFANVLLSTLTKEDPCSLSVALFLYTSGEIINQFVLICVISQLPDELPPGRHGGHAGYLAGRQSDLQSGGAQAVDIAHVWGVRRSPASGGMARSVWHVPAHHGSGERRHQSGAARAGMVQSTLVPIRRRQKPAVVVHGIRCPSQLQEVLLSYIANPQLELVLVMLIVPFIVNSIMFWVVDSLTMRKLKSTKSLDDSCEVSPEKADTSPWAGDDESRVLLTVETDTEEDEEPPEDAALPPARYSGAPVRPGWVAV, encoded by the exons ATGAAGATGTACGGCTACGGCGGGCCCTTTTTGTCGCTAAAAAGATTGTCTGATGCCGTCGACTTGGCGGTGAGCAACATGAGCGACGTCCACAAGGCCGACCCGCACGGATGCGACGACGGCGCCCTGACGGACCGCTTTGGCGTCCTCATCCAAGGGCTGCTGGCCATCGTCGCCTTCAGCACGCTCATGT TGAAACGGTTCCGCGAGCCCGCAGGGATCCGCCGACCCTGGAGGATCTGGTCAGAAACCTTGATTTTCTTCACATTAGAGCATAAAAACGCTAATATgacacattttgtctgtaaattTCCATACGGAATCTTTTGCAGGTTTTACGACACATCCAAGCAGGCTATCGGTGCTCTGTTTATCCACTTTGCCAACGTCCTTCTGTCCACGCTCACCAAAGAGGACCCTTGCTCGCTGTCGGTCGCACTCTTTTTATACACGTCCGgtgaaatcatcaatcaattcgTTCTCATCTGCGTCATTTCCCAGTTACCTGATGAACTTCCTCCTGGACGCCACGGTGGGCATGCTGGTTATCTGGCTGGCCGTCAAAGCGACCTCCAAAGTGGTGGAGCGCAAGCAGTGGACATTGCTCACGTTTGGGGAGTACG GCGATCCCCCGCTAGCGGCGGCATGGCTCGGTCAGTGTGGCATGTACCTGCTCATCATGGTTCTGGAGAAAGGCGCCATCAGTCTGGTGCTGCTCGTGCCGGGATGGTCCAAAGTACGCTGGTTCCGATTAGGCGGAGACAAAAGCCGGCCGTCGTCGTTCACGGAATACGTTGTCCTTCGCAGCTACAAGAAGTTCTGCTCAGCTACATCGCTAACCCGCAACTGGAGCTGGTTTTGGTCATGCTCATCGTTCCTTTCATCGTCAAC TCCATCATGTTCTGGGTGGTGGACAGTCTGACCATGAGGAAGCTGAAGAGCACCAAGAGCCTGGACGACTCGTGCGAGGTCTCGCCCGAGAAGGCCGACACGTCGCCTTGGGCCGGCGATGACGAGTCGCGG GTTCTGCTCACGGTGGAGACGGACACGGAAGAGGACGAGGAGCCGCCGGAAGACGCCGCTTTGCCACCCGCGCGGTACTCGGGGGCTCCGGTCAGGCCGGGCTGGGTGGCGGTGTGA
- the tmem110l gene encoding transmembrane protein 110, like isoform X3, with protein sequence MKMYGYGGPFLSLKRLSDAVDLAVSNMSDVHKADPHGCDDGALTDRFGVLIQGLLAIVAFSTLMLKRFREPAGIRRPWRIWSETLIFFTLEHKNANMTHFVCKFPYGIFCRFYDTSKQAIGALFIHFANVLLSTLTKEDPCSLYLMNFLLDATVGMLVIWLAVKATSKVVERKQWTLLTFGEYGDPPLAAAWLGQCGMYLLIMVLEKGAISLVLLVPGWSKLQEVLLSYIANPQLELVLVMLIVPFIVNSIMFWVVDSLTMRKLKSTKSLDDSCEVSPEKADTSPWAGDDESRVLLTVETDTEEDEEPPEDAALPPARYSGAPVRPGWVAV encoded by the exons ATGAAGATGTACGGCTACGGCGGGCCCTTTTTGTCGCTAAAAAGATTGTCTGATGCCGTCGACTTGGCGGTGAGCAACATGAGCGACGTCCACAAGGCCGACCCGCACGGATGCGACGACGGCGCCCTGACGGACCGCTTTGGCGTCCTCATCCAAGGGCTGCTGGCCATCGTCGCCTTCAGCACGCTCATGT TGAAACGGTTCCGCGAGCCCGCAGGGATCCGCCGACCCTGGAGGATCTGGTCAGAAACCTTGATTTTCTTCACATTAGAGCATAAAAACGCTAATATgacacattttgtctgtaaattTCCATACGGAATCTTTTGCAGGTTTTACGACACATCCAAGCAGGCTATCGGTGCTCTGTTTATCCACTTTGCCAACGTCCTTCTGTCCACGCTCACCAAAGAGGACCCTTGCTCGCT TTACCTGATGAACTTCCTCCTGGACGCCACGGTGGGCATGCTGGTTATCTGGCTGGCCGTCAAAGCGACCTCCAAAGTGGTGGAGCGCAAGCAGTGGACATTGCTCACGTTTGGGGAGTACG GCGATCCCCCGCTAGCGGCGGCATGGCTCGGTCAGTGTGGCATGTACCTGCTCATCATGGTTCTGGAGAAAGGCGCCATCAGTCTGGTGCTGCTCGTGCCGGGATGGTCCAAA CTACAAGAAGTTCTGCTCAGCTACATCGCTAACCCGCAACTGGAGCTGGTTTTGGTCATGCTCATCGTTCCTTTCATCGTCAAC TCCATCATGTTCTGGGTGGTGGACAGTCTGACCATGAGGAAGCTGAAGAGCACCAAGAGCCTGGACGACTCGTGCGAGGTCTCGCCCGAGAAGGCCGACACGTCGCCTTGGGCCGGCGATGACGAGTCGCGG GTTCTGCTCACGGTGGAGACGGACACGGAAGAGGACGAGGAGCCGCCGGAAGACGCCGCTTTGCCACCCGCGCGGTACTCGGGGGCTCCGGTCAGGCCGGGCTGGGTGGCGGTGTGA
- the itih2 gene encoding inter-alpha-trypsin inhibitor heavy chain H2, whose translation MKPEFLLLLLGLLSLRQSRCFEFVIDGEWEDEEPALRNVGNRHKRAVLTSEEQEDFEAIRGDDITVKSYKMESRITSRFAHTTVRSSVVNSGSKAQTIGFNVQIPKRAFITNFTMNVNGITFTGSVKEKTVARNLYAQARAKGKAAGIVRANSQEMETFKTEVHVPPGSNIEFELHYQEMMQRRLGVYQHSLHLQPGRLVPQFQVDIYIFEPNGIGMLEASNNLGQKFDNLVTVTQTPEKAHVVFKPNLQQQRKCDNCTQSAIDGELTVKYDVRRDSNAGELQVSDGHFVHFFAPSNMSPLPKNIVFVIDVSGSMWGVKMKQTVEAMQAILDDLTVDDQFSIIDFNHNVRCWSEDLVPGSSVQIADAKKYIQNIKPSGGTNINEALMKAVQILVRASNQGLIDPRSVSMIILVSDGDPTVGEIKLSTIQKNVKKAMRDDFSLFSLGIGFDVDYDFLERIAMDNRGIAQRIFANHDAAEQLRTFYSQVSNPLLRRITVQFPEDSVSDVTQNQFDKYFGGSELVVAGKVRPSDSDTLTSFTTASGALLDITLETEVDTSKLDMELAKQQHSFTGFARQLWAYITIKQMMSERALAPTAAKKRKITQRILALAMEHQFVTPLTALLVESEDSKERLLADSPKDPKQGCCSGSGLGGASRLLPPVKVVYQPPPWVQMTTPVPPSHAVKGPEEWALPNKVNLVDNDPHFIVHLPRSDTDVCFNIDSQPGRILNLLSDRGTGVAVNGQLIGGKKPQKGREKTYFGVISVIYRPDGISVAVGTDKIAFADGKNNHTFTWGATADIVQNRVRISIVKDSQVLITVNGNIQVMVLLHRVWKKHPVNVDFLGLYLPNDNQYSPLVHGLIGQFSQEPEVYISNIHDGADPLKKEATMEVKGNKLQVTRGWQKDYRRDKRRGSDVYCWFVHNSGKGFIDGHFSAYIVPDLHAFLSME comes from the exons ATGAAACCAGAGtttcttctcctcctcctcggGCTTCTGAGCCTCAGACAGAGCCGCTGCTTTGAGTTTGTGATTGACGGGGAATGGGAAGATGAGGAG CCAGCTCTTCGGAATGTCGGCAACAGACACAAG aGAGCAGTCTTGACCAGCGAGGAGCAGGAAGACTTTGAG GCCATCCGTGGAGATGACATCACCGTCAAAAGCTACAAGATGGAGAGTCGAATCACCTCGCGGTTCGCCCACACCACCGTCCGGAGCTCGGTGGTCAACTCGGGCTCCAAGGCCCAGACCATCGGGTTCAATGTGCAGATCCCCAAGCGAGCCTTCATCACCAACTTCACCAT GAACGTCAACGGAATCACGTTCACGGGCTCGGTGAAGGAAAAGACGGTAGCCAGGAATCTGTACGCTCAGGCGCGAGCCAAAGGGAAGGCCGCCGGCATCGTCAG GGCTAATTCTCAGGAAATGGAGACCTTCAAAACGGAGGTGCACGTCCCCCCTGGAAGCAACATTGAGTTTGAATTGCACTACCAGGAGATGATGCAGAGGAGACTAGGAGTTTACCAACATTCGCTGCACCTGCAGCCAGGGAGATTGGTGCCTCAGTTCCAG GTGGACATTTACATCTTTGAGCCAAATGGAATCGGCATGCTGGAAGCGTCCAACAATCTTGGCCAGAAGTTTGACAACTTGGTCACAGTGACGCAGACCCCAGAGAAG GCTCACGTGGTCTTCAAGCCCAACCTGCAACAGCAGAGGAAGTGCGACAACTGCACTCAAAGCGCCATCGACGGAGAGTTGACCGTCAAATACGACGTGAGGCGGGACAGCAACGCCGGAGAGTTGCAG GTCTCGGACGGGCATTTCGTCCACTTCTTCGCCCCTTCCAACATGTCTCCGCTCCCGAAAAACATCGTGTTCGTCATCGATGTCAGCGGGTCCATGTGGGGGGTCAAGATGAA GCAGACAGTGGAGGCCATGCAAGCCATCTTGGACGACCTCACCGTCGACGATCAGTTCAGCATCATCGACTTCAACCACAACGTGAGATGCTGGAGTGAAGACCTAGTTCCCGGCTCCTCCGTACAGATCGCAGATGCCAAGAAGTACATTCAGAACATCAAACCTTCCGGAG GGACCAACATCAATGAAGCGCTGATGAAAGCGGTACAGATCCTAGTGAGGGCGTCCAATCAGGGGCTCATCGACCCAAGATCCGTCTCCATGATCATTTTGGTGTCGGACGGCGACCCGACAGTGG GTGAAATCAAGCTGAGCACCATCCAGAAGAATGTGAAGAAGGCGATGAGGGACGACTTCTCTCTCTTCTCCTTGGGTATCGGCTTTGACGTGGATTACGATTTCTTGGAGCGTATCGCCATGGACAACCGGGGCATCGCGCAGCGCATTTTCGCCAATCACGACGCGGCCGAGCAGTTACGG ACATTCTACAGCCAGGTATCCAATCCCCTCCTGCGGAGGATCACCGTCCAATTCCCGGAGGACTCCGTGTCCGACGTCACGCAGAATCAATTTGACAAATACTTTGGCGGCTCCGAGCTGGTGGTGGCCGGCAAGGTGCGGCCGTCCGACAGCGACACGTTGACCAGTTTCACCACGGCGTCGGGA GCCTTGCTGGACATCACGCTTGAGACGGAGGTAGAcacatccaagctggacatggaGCTGGCCAAGCAGCAGCACTCTTTCACGGGTTTTGCCAGGCAGCTGTGGGCCTACATCACCATCAAACAGATGATGAGTGAGAG GGCTTTAGCGCCAACCGCCGCTAAGAAGAGAAAGATCACTCAGCGTATCCTGGCCTTAGCCATGGAGCATCAGTTTGTCACTCCGCTGACTGCCTTGCTGGTGGAGAGCGAAGACAGCAAGGAGAGGCTGCTGGCCGATTCCCCCAAAGACCCCAAGCAAGGCTGCTGCTCAG GAAGCGGACTGGGCGGCGCGAGCAGGCTTTTGCCTCCGGTGAAGGTGGTCTACCAACCTCCGCCCTGGGTCCAGATGACTACTCCGGTCCCGCCGAGTCACGCGGTAAAAGGCCCCGAGGAGTGGGCCTTGCCGAACAAGGTCAACTTGG TGGACAACGACCCTCATTTCATCGTGCACCTGCCACGAAGCGACACGGACGTCTGCTTCAACATCGACTCCCAACCCGGCCGCATTCTCAACCTTTTGAGCGACAGGGGCACAG GCGTGGCCGTAAACGGACAGTTAATCGGAGGCAAAAAGCCACAAAAAGGCAGGGAGAAGACCTACTTCGGAGTCATCTCCGTCATCTACCGGCCCGATGGCATCAGCGTCGCCGTCGGCACCGACAAGATCGCCTTCGCCGACGGCAAGAACAACCACACCTTCACCTGGGGCGCCACGGCGGACATTGTACAGAACAG GGTGAGGATCTCCATTGTCAAGGACTCGCAGGTCTTGATTACCGTGAACGGCAACATCCAAGTGATGGTTCTTCTCCACCGTGTGTGGAAGAAGCACCCGGTCAATGTAGACTTCCTAGGTCTCTACCTACCAAATGACAACCAGTACTCACCACTGGTCCACGGCCTTATAG GTCAGTTCTCCCAAGAACCAGAAgtgtacatttcaaacatacacGATGGTGCCGACCCACTCAAGAAGGAGGCTACCATGGAGGTCAAGGGCAACAAACTGCAAGTCACCAG GGGCTGGCAGAAGGACTACAGACGGGACAAACGACGCGGCTCCGACGTCTACTGCTGGTTCGTGCACAACAGCGGCAAAGGTTTCATCGACGGCCACTTCAGCGCCTACATCGTCCCCGACCTCCACGCCTTCCTCTCAATGGAATAG
- the tmem110l gene encoding transmembrane protein 110, like isoform X4, whose product MKMYGYGGPFLSLKRLSDAVDLAVSNMSDVHKADPHGCDDGALTDRFGVLIQGLLAIVAFSTLMLKRFREPAGIRRPWRIWFYDTSKQAIGALFIHFANVLLSTLTKEDPCSLYLMNFLLDATVGMLVIWLAVKATSKVVERKQWTLLTFGEYGDPPLAAAWLGQCGMYLLIMVLEKGAISLVLLVPGWSKLQEVLLSYIANPQLELVLVMLIVPFIVNSIMFWVVDSLTMRKLKSTKSLDDSCEVSPEKADTSPWAGDDESRVLLTVETDTEEDEEPPEDAALPPARYSGAPVRPGWVAV is encoded by the exons ATGAAGATGTACGGCTACGGCGGGCCCTTTTTGTCGCTAAAAAGATTGTCTGATGCCGTCGACTTGGCGGTGAGCAACATGAGCGACGTCCACAAGGCCGACCCGCACGGATGCGACGACGGCGCCCTGACGGACCGCTTTGGCGTCCTCATCCAAGGGCTGCTGGCCATCGTCGCCTTCAGCACGCTCATGT TGAAACGGTTCCGCGAGCCCGCAGGGATCCGCCGACCCTGGAGGATCTG GTTTTACGACACATCCAAGCAGGCTATCGGTGCTCTGTTTATCCACTTTGCCAACGTCCTTCTGTCCACGCTCACCAAAGAGGACCCTTGCTCGCT TTACCTGATGAACTTCCTCCTGGACGCCACGGTGGGCATGCTGGTTATCTGGCTGGCCGTCAAAGCGACCTCCAAAGTGGTGGAGCGCAAGCAGTGGACATTGCTCACGTTTGGGGAGTACG GCGATCCCCCGCTAGCGGCGGCATGGCTCGGTCAGTGTGGCATGTACCTGCTCATCATGGTTCTGGAGAAAGGCGCCATCAGTCTGGTGCTGCTCGTGCCGGGATGGTCCAAA CTACAAGAAGTTCTGCTCAGCTACATCGCTAACCCGCAACTGGAGCTGGTTTTGGTCATGCTCATCGTTCCTTTCATCGTCAAC TCCATCATGTTCTGGGTGGTGGACAGTCTGACCATGAGGAAGCTGAAGAGCACCAAGAGCCTGGACGACTCGTGCGAGGTCTCGCCCGAGAAGGCCGACACGTCGCCTTGGGCCGGCGATGACGAGTCGCGG GTTCTGCTCACGGTGGAGACGGACACGGAAGAGGACGAGGAGCCGCCGGAAGACGCCGCTTTGCCACCCGCGCGGTACTCGGGGGCTCCGGTCAGGCCGGGCTGGGTGGCGGTGTGA
- the itih5 gene encoding inter-alpha-trypsin inhibitor heavy chain H5, with product MRRVSQKVSGLFLQRVLKWLSRAALAAFCEQLQIGTFSLTLGHHQREEDKMTCLLALLLFCAGCCALGQVDYFQQDYEDANLEEFDLDIAPHRIPRQVKNALIKETRPRIQELSVNSTIISRYAFTTVRCVMFNRHAAAGEGVFRFPVPAGALVSNFTMIIAGRVYQSRVRPKERRKVKRPDGKARDKESGDSRSKSEAGVFQMAASIPGGKRAVFLLTYEELLRRRLGRYEHVIGLRPLQLVSRLRVDVTVADRSAIDALEVLPLRRDVGATRTPAETRPPVAAAVKRDENVCKITFAPNIVQQAKISTNGILGDFVIHYDVQRDLGVGDVRVRNGHFVHYFAPKDLPAMPKNVVFVIDTSASMLGTKMRQTKEALFAILRELRTVDRFNFVTFSNKIKVWRPDGLVPVTPLNIRDAKKFIYTLTPTGGADIDGALRSGSALLRDRLSGPPGVSLVLFLTDGRPTVGESRSAAVLENARSAAPDKVCVFAVGIGDDADYKLLERLSLENCGAMRRIREEADAGAALRGFYREIGTPLLSDIRIDYMRDSVDRVTRRLFTNYFNGSEMVVAGELSDRSAESLRVRVTADGHDKTVVLETDVPLRREESETEKRLKANRAAGDFVERAWAFLTVKEELRSRLRSRSSGEREEHVRRATDLALAYHFLTPLTDMLLDNPEVSGALANEVPDDEGEGLLRGEAEREPDRTLSNIRGQVEGKKSITISKTSADGDPHFVVDFPLSKTAVCFDINGEPGHVLRLVSDHKFSGVTVNGKLVGGPPPPGGRKRLRTYFGSIAVVADRPRRAYVEVTPAKVILDGSDRLVLPCHSTASVTSGALSVSVAGGSNVTVSVGGDVRFVVLLHRYKNPAPHQRDHLGFYVQDGEGLSPDCHGLLGQFLHEEVSVAEGDPEENPPSALLKVRGRSVPAVRKTRRIYGGSRSVDCWFAGSNGAKLVEGRYEDYVAPHMFDTGEGPHGSNAV from the exons ATGAGGCGAGTGTCCCAGAAAGTTTCTGGACTATTTCTCCAG CGAGTTCTAAAATGGCTTTCTCGTGCTGCTCTGGCGGCGTTTTG TGAGCAGTTGCAGATTGGAACCTTCTCACTCACTTTGGGACACCACCAACGTGAGGAAGATAAAATGACGTGTCTCCTTGCCTTACTGCTCTTCTGTGCCGGTTGTTGCGCACTCGGCCAAGTGGACTACTTTCAACAAGACTATGAAGATGCCAATTTGGAGGAATTTGATTTGGACATT GCACCTCACAGAATTCCGCGACAGGTGAAAAATGCCCTCATTAAG GAAACCAGGCCTCGCATCCAGGAGCTGTCCGTCAATAGCACCATCATCTCCCGTTACGCTTTCACCACGGTGCGCTGCGTCATGTTCAACCGGCACGCCGCCGCCGGCGAAGGCGTCTTCCGCTTCCCCGTGCCGGCCGGGGCCTTGGTCTCTAACTTCACCAT GATCATCGCAGGGCGCGTCTACCAGAGCCGGGTCAGACCCAAGGAGCGGCGGAAGGTCAAGCGGCCAGACGGCAAAGCCCGGGACAAAGAGTCAGGTGACTCAAG GTCCAAATCGGAGGCGGGCGTCTTCCAAATGGCGGCCAGCATTCCGGGCGGGAAGAGGGCCGTCTTTCTGCTCACGTACGAGGAGCTGTTGCGGCGCCGACTTGGCCGCTACGAGCACGTGATCGGCTTGCGTCCGCTGCAGCTGGTCAGCCGCCTCCGGGTGGACGTCACCGTCGCGGATCGCTCCGCCATCGACGCTTTGGAGGTGCTCCCGCTCCGGCGGGACGTCGGCGCGACCCGTACGCCGGCCGAGACTCGGCCTCCCGTCGCCGCCGCCGTAAAAAGGGATGAGAACGTGTGCAAGATCACCTTCGCCCCAAACATCGTCCAGCAAGCCAAGATCTCCACCAACGGCATCCTGGGAGATTTCGTCATCCATTACGACGTCCAGAGGGACTTGGGCGTCGGAGACGTGCGG GTTCGAAACGGCCATTTTGTCCACTACTTTGCGCCCAAAGACCTCCCGGCGATGCCCAAGAACGTCGTGTTTGTGATCGACAccagcgcctccatgctgggcaCCAAGATGAGACAG ACAAAAGAGGCCTTATTTGCCATCCTGAGGGAGCTGCGAACCGTCGATCGCTTCAACTTTGTCACTTTCTCCAACAAGATCAAAGTGTGGCGACCCGACGGACTGGTGCCGGTCACGCCGCTCAACATTCGAGACGCCAAAAAGTTTATCTACACCTTGACGCCCACGGGAG GCGCAGACATCGACGGCGCCCTCCGGAGCGGCTCGGCGCTGCTCCGCGACCGCCTCTCGGGTCCCCCCGGCGTCTCGCTCGTCCTCTTCCTGACGGACGGACGGCCCACGGTAGGGGAGTCTCGCTCGGCGGCCGTCTTGGAAAACGCCCGCTCGGCCGCGCCGGACAAAGTCTGCGTCTTCGCCGTCGGCATCGGCGACGACGCGGACTACAAGCTTTTGGAGCGCTTGTCTCTGGAGAACTGCGGCGCGATGAGGCGGATTCGCGAGGAGGCCGACGCCGGCGCCGCGCTCAGAGG CTTCTACCGGGAGATCGGCACCCCGCTGCTGTCGGACATCAGGATCGACTACATGCGGGACTCCGTGGACCGCGTGACGCGGCGCCTCTTCACCAACTACTTCAACGGCTCCGAGATGGTCGTCGCGGGAGAACTGAGCGATCGTAGCGCCGAGTCTCTCCGCGTTCGGGTCACGGCCGACGGCCACGACAAGACGGTCGTCCTGGAGACCGACGTCCCTCTTCGACGCGAGGAATCGGAGACCGAGAAGCGGCTGAAGGCGAATCGCGCGGCGGGGGACTTTGTGGAGCGCGCGTGGGCATTCTTGACGGTCAAAGAGGAGCTCCGTTCTCGACTGCGGAGTCGAAGCAGCGGGGAAAGGGAAGAGCACGTCCGGCGGGCGACCGACCTCGCCTTGGCGTACCATTTTCTAACCCCCCTCACCGACATGCTGTTGGACAACCCCGAGGTGTCGGGGGCGCTCGCTAACGAGGTGCCGGATGACGAAGGAGAAGGACTTTTGCGCGGAGAAGCGGAACGCGAGCCGGACAGAACTCTTAGCAACATCAGAG GCCAAGTGGAAGGGAAGAAGTCCATCACTATCTCCAAAACATCAG CTGACGGCGACCCTCACTTTGTGGTGGACTTCCCTCTCAGCAAGACTGCCGTCTGCTTCGACATCAACGGCGAGCCCGGTCACGTCCTCCGCCTGGTTTCCGATCACAAATTTTCCG GCGTGACGGTGAACGGCAAGCTCGTCGGAGGGCCGCCTCCGCCGGGCGGCCGCAAGCGTCTGCGCACGTACTTCGGCAGCATCGCGGTGGTGGCGGACCGCCCCCGTCGCGCCTACGTCGAGGTGACGCCCGCCAAGGTCATCCTGGACGGGTCGGACCGCCTGGTGTTGCCGTGCCACTCCACCGCCTCGGTGACGAGCGGCGCGCTGTCGGTTTCCGTCGCTGGCGGCTCCAACGTGACGGTGAGCGTCGGCGGCGACGTCCGCTTTGTCGTCCTGCTGCACCGCTACAAGAACCCCGCGCCCCACCAGAGAGACCACCTGGGATTCTACGTTCAAGACGGCGAGGGGCTCTCGCCCGACTGCCACGGCTTGCTGG GCCAGTTCCTGCACGAGGAGGTCAGCGTGGCAGAAGGGGATCCCGAGGAAAATCCCCCGTCGGCGCTCCTGAAGGTGAGGGGCCGCTCGGTGCCGGCGGTCCGCAAGACCCGGCGCATCTACGGCGGCTCCCGGAGCGTGGACTGCTGGTTCGCCGGGAGCAACGGCGCCAAGCTGGTGGAAGGACGCTACGAGGACTACGTGGCCCCGCACATGTTCGACACGGGCGAGGGTCCGCACGGGAGCAACGCGGTCTGA